ATGGAAAGCATTGGGCTCATGCCCTCTTCCACCGGGCAACCTGGTGGTGCGCGAACCGGTGATTACATGGCGGACTACGCCGTCGAGGGTGGTCGCTTCCTGGCTGCATGCCAGGAGCTGCTGACTGCAAAGTTCAAGCTCAGCTGGTACGACCGATTTCCTTCTGCAGATCATGTTCTCGCCGGCCAAGCGAGCATGGCCAACCATATTCAAGGTATTGAGGGCACCAAGCCGCCTATGGCAAGTATCACGGCCCTCGCTGAGGCCGTTAGGCCAACGGGCTTCGCTACTATGGCTGCTACAGCAGGGGAACACGGAGGAGTGCTGGCCGCGCCCGAGAACAAATCCAACCGGGCGAAATACAGCTGCACAGGCTGTCAAGACGCAATCTCGGTTTGGGGCAAACCGGGTCTAAGGATAATTTGTGGAGTGTGCCAGCAATCCTTTACCGCCCAGTGACGACCATAGTTGGAAGCTTCTGACTGCGGTGTTCTTCATATCAGTCAATGGATTCCACGCATTGAAAAGACAGCTCAGCAATGGCTACAGGAGGTATCTCAAGTGCCTATCAAAGTTGAGCTGACCTGCAAAGTGACTCCATGATCCGGCCATGCACCCTACAACATGAAGACCGACGTTTGGGCGAGTTGATCTGCTGTTCATACATCGACAGCCATCACGTCTAAGGACCTCACCGAGTGTTTGCAGATTCGCAATAGTTTGGTGATCAATGCTGAAATCATTGCCTTGCACTTAGCACCAGCTTTTGACACCCCAACCATTATTGAAATGGAGGCCTTTCTTCAATCAAGATCTCAACCAGTTGATCAGTGCGCGGGACACAGCGAGGGGCTGCTCCATCGTAGTCATGTGGCCGCTATCCTCAATAACCACGAGACTTGATCCTGAAACCATGGCATGCATCTCCTCATGGCGGGATAGTGGACTCCAGACATCTTGGCGGCCGCACAGGAACATTGTTGGGCACTGCAGTCCCGCGAGGACGGCGCGCGCGTCCGGTCGCCCCAATAGTGCAGTGATTTGTGACAAGAAGGTTTCAGGTGTCTGGCGCTCGATCATCTCAAGAATCTGCTCAAACAGTGGTGAATCAAGCTGGCTTGGGTGCACCATTCCTCGCGCCCAATCACGGCCCATCTTCCTCATCCCTTGAGACTTGGCAACCTCGAGCAAAGCCATCCGCTTTGCGCGTTCGGCAGCGCCTGGCTCTCCGGGAACAATGGGGTCCATTCCGGTGTCGAGCAGAGCCATCCGCTGGACTCGATTTGGTGCTTGGCGTGCAATCTCCAGTGCAACACGTCCGCCCATTGAATGCCCCGCAAGATAGAGCAACTCGGCAGGGGCTGTGTCCAGAACATGTCTAGCCATACTCGTGATTGAAGATAGATCCCCATAGGACGGTATGAAGCAGTCAACGAAGCTGATCGCTTCACACTGGGCCTCCCATACGAAGGCATCACATAGCAAACCTGGCAATAGAACAAGGCAAGTGCTGGAAGTAGTCATTTGTACCGGAACCTCGGACACGAACTTACCTTGGGACTCAAGCAATTGACTCATTCCCATCATCTCCAATCTATTTATAACTTAGCGCACCCTACGGTTTACCAAAGGGTCACTCACATGCGGGCGTGAGTGACCTCTTTACCTGAGTCGATGCAATGAATCAACTGCATCAATAAGCTGAACGTAGCTCAGTTGCTGATGCACATGTACTCCTCTAAAGCGCTTACAGCTCCTCAAAGGTCACTTGCATTGAATCGCTGCAACTAAGTTCGCAAAATCCCGTGAGGGTCAAGCACGAACTTCTTCGGTGCGCCCGCATCGAACGCCGCGTAACCTTGCGGGGCTTCATCCAGCGATATCACTTCGACGCCAACGGTCTCAGCGATCTTGATGCGGTCCCACAGGATGGCCTGCATAAGAGCGTGGTTGTACTTCATTACTGGTGTTTGGCCCGTAAAGAAACTGTGAGATTTTGCCCAGCCCAGACCCAGCCGTATGCTCAAGGAACCAAGTTGCGCAGCTTTGTCTTTGGCACCCGGATCGTCTGTGACGTACAGCCCAGGAATCCCGATGCTTCCAGCAACTCGGGTCACTTCCATAAGTGAATTAAGCACAGTTGCTGGCGCCTCATGTTGCGCACCTTCATGTCCATGGCCACGTGCCTCGAATCCAACAGCATCAATGGCGCAATCCACTTCGTTGGTGCGTAGGATCTCCGCGATCTGTTCTCCAAGTGAGGCGTCCTTGGACAAATCGACGACTTCGTATCCGAGGCTCTTGGGATGGATCAATCGAGCCGGGTTGACATCGCCAATGATGACCACCGCAGCGCCTAATAAACGTGCGGATGCTGCCGCTGCAAGGCCAACGGGGCCAGCACCTGCTACATACACAGTGCTGCCGGGGCGGACTCCTGCCGTCACTGCGCCGTGGTATCCGGTCGGAAGAATATCGGACAAACAAGTTAGATCGCGGATCTTCGCACGCGCTTGTTCACGATCCGGAAACTTCAATAAGTTGAAGTCAGCATAAGGGACCATTACGTATTCCGCTTGACCTCCAACCCATCCTCCCATGTCCACATAGCCATAGGCGCCACCTGGTCGCTCAGGGTTCACGCTTAGACAGACGCCAGTGTGCTGCTCCTTGCACGTTCGGCATCGACCGCAAGCAACGTTGAAGGGTACTGACACCCAGTCGCCAACACTCAATGTCTCGACGTCGCGACCTACTTCAAGCACTTCACCAGTGATCTCATGGCCGAGAACCAGGCCCAACGGCGCAGTTGTTCGTCCTCTGACCATGTGCTGATCCGAGCCACAAATGTTCGTCGACACCACCTTGAGGATTACGCCGTGCTCGATGCGGCGCCCCCTTGGATTGACAAGCTTGGGGGTGTCGATTGTTTGGACCTCGACCTTGCCAGGACCAGCGTACACAACTCCACGATTTCCTGTCATAGTTGCCTTTCAGATTGAATTGAATGATTTGGACGCATTGCGCGTCCAACT
This region of Comamonas thiooxydans genomic DNA includes:
- the fdhA gene encoding formaldehyde dehydrogenase, glutathione-independent, with the translated sequence MTGNRGVVYAGPGKVEVQTIDTPKLVNPRGRRIEHGVILKVVSTNICGSDQHMVRGRTTAPLGLVLGHEITGEVLEVGRDVETLSVGDWVSVPFNVACGRCRTCKEQHTGVCLSVNPERPGGAYGYVDMGGWVGGQAEYVMVPYADFNLLKFPDREQARAKIRDLTCLSDILPTGYHGAVTAGVRPGSTVYVAGAGPVGLAAAASARLLGAAVVIIGDVNPARLIHPKSLGYEVVDLSKDASLGEQIAEILRTNEVDCAIDAVGFEARGHGHEGAQHEAPATVLNSLMEVTRVAGSIGIPGLYVTDDPGAKDKAAQLGSLSIRLGLGWAKSHSFFTGQTPVMKYNHALMQAILWDRIKIAETVGVEVISLDEAPQGYAAFDAGAPKKFVLDPHGILRT
- a CDS encoding SprT-like domain-containing protein, producing the protein MQPKSTELDLAHTRRLAPTLETYNELQMAYDHFNERLFDGQLPSCLITLQREKRTFGYFSAARFASVDGSTTDEIALNPTYFAVVPIIETLQTQVHEMTHLWQHHFGKPGRGRYHNEEWARKMESIGLMPSSTGQPGGARTGDYMADYAVEGGRFLAACQELLTAKFKLSWYDRFPSADHVLAGQASMANHIQGIEGTKPPMASITALAEAVRPTGFATMAATAGEHGGVLAAPENKSNRAKYSCTGCQDAISVWGKPGLRIICGVCQQSFTAQ
- a CDS encoding alpha/beta fold hydrolase — encoded protein: MTTSSTCLVLLPGLLCDAFVWEAQCEAISFVDCFIPSYGDLSSITSMARHVLDTAPAELLYLAGHSMGGRVALEIARQAPNRVQRMALLDTGMDPIVPGEPGAAERAKRMALLEVAKSQGMRKMGRDWARGMVHPSQLDSPLFEQILEMIERQTPETFLSQITALLGRPDARAVLAGLQCPTMFLCGRQDVWSPLSRHEEMHAMVSGSSLVVIEDSGHMTTMEQPLAVSRALINWLRS